Within the Dryobates pubescens isolate bDryPub1 chromosome 2, bDryPub1.pri, whole genome shotgun sequence genome, the region tgactccaccacctccctgggcagcctgaccaccCTTCACCCCTCTGGGTGTGTCATACCCCTGCACAAGTGCCAGTGGCAGAAGCACTCTACCCTTTCCATCTTTCAGAGAGAGGAGACCTCAGGATGAgccagatttaggctggaggtgaggagaaagttcttcccagaaagtgtaattggccattgggatgtgctgcccagggaggtggtggagtcaccatccctggaggtgttcaaaaaaggcttagatgtggcacttggagtcatggattagttgtcaggaggtattaggtaataggttggacttgatgatccctgaggtcttttccagcctggctgattctgtgattctatgaaaggccAGCTGGTGAGTGGGGACATCACACttgctttcccccctctccccactaCAGGAAGAAGACCTCAACATGGTGGAGCACAGTTGCTGGCTGTCTCTCTGTGGGGAGCCCTTTGTTTTTCCGCTCAGGGGCACAGGAATTTGGAGAACCAGGCTGGTGGAAGCTGGTTCATAACAAACCCCCAACCATGAAacctgaaggagagaaactgtcTGCATCTGCGCTGAAGGCCAAAGGTAAACCCTTCCCCTGGTGGTGTGTGGGTTCCTAGCTGGGCCACAGCTGGGAGGCATTGGAAAAGCTGACTTAAAACCATGAGTCTGTGTGCATGGACAGTTCCTTAAGCAAACTGTTGTACTGGTTGACTTAGACTTTGGTAGCTATACTGTCATGTGGGAAGCTTGTTATACTTCATTACCTTTTGGGATGGTGCTAACCAATCAAAAGGCTTTTGGAATCGGCTGAAATCTAcaatttctctgcttctctgtacCCTGGGGAGGGTTTTTTTATCTTGTGTTGCCCGGTGTAAATTCCctcctgtgcagaggagcaagatTGAGGCTTTGTGGGTGCGTTGGGTTTATTATGCTCCACATCCTGGGGTGAATTCCTTGAGTATACTCACACACacaatgcatcaggttggaaaggaccctcaaaggtcatcttgtccaacccccccctgcagtgagcagggaaatctccaactagatcaggttgctaagGGCCTCAGTGGCTttgacctccagggatgggggcctcAAGCACCTTTCTGGACACCCTGTTCTACTTGAAAATACATCTTAATAAGATTTGTAGTCAGTGTGGTTTTCTGACCGTATGGTATCTAGCCAGTGAGTGCATGAGCAGAGTATCTATAAGCAAACTACTTCTTTAGCAGCCTCAAAGCCACCTCTGGATCCCATCATTACTGTGGAGGGACTCCGGAAGCGGGTGAGCCGCAACCCGGTGGAGTCGGCCAtggagctgaaggagaagaGATCTCGCACCCAGGAGGCCAAGGACATTCGTAGAGCCCAGAAGGAGGCAGCTGGCTTCCTGGACAGGAGCACTTCCTCCACCCCTGTGAAATTCACCAGCCGAGGCCGCCGGCCTGATATTGtcctggagaagggagaggtCATCGACTTCTCCTCCTTGAGCTCTTCCGACCGCACTCCTCTGACcagcccttctccttccccatcgCTGGACTtctcagcccctggcaccccagcctcacactcagCTACTCCCAGCCTTCTCTCAGAAGCAGATCTCATCCCAGATGTGATGCCACCACAGGCTCTGTTTCACGGTAAGAGATGCTCATGGGGggattttttagcctggagaagaggaggctcaggggagaccttattgctctctacagattcctgaaaggaggttgcagacaggtgccttctcccaggcaagcagcaccagaatcactgtggttggaaaagaccttaaagatcatctgagtccaaccattctccagctctaccaaggctggtgctagaccatgtccctcagcaccacttctgtgtgtcttttgaacacctccatggacaggGATGCAATCACCACCCTCAGGAGACTACTGGTGTTTGTGAACCCTTTCGTGAAGAAGTTACTTCCAGTATCCAATCTGaccctcccttggtgcagcttgaggccaggAGCAGGATTGATTCTGTATCCTGAAGTGAGACTCCTTATGGTGTTTCCTGTCCAAAATCAGGATGTCCAGAAGTGTATGGAAaagggagtgtgtgtgtgggggtaaACCTGCATGACTTGCTCTTAGCTGAAAGGTCCTCTGACAGCCCTCTTTGAAACGAGGCTTTGCTGTTTACATTGTTTCCTGGATTTCTGTTGTGCAGATGATGAGGAGATGGAAGGAGATGGAGTCATAGACCCAGGAATAGAGTATGTGCCCCCTCCCAGTGGGACAGCCGGTGCTGGCACTGTGATAGCAAGCAGAAAGAAAGTGAAGACAGCTGAGCAGATCAAGCAGGAGGTGGAGAGTGAGGAAGAAAAACCAGAAAGGCTGGAAGGGGACAGTGAAGATCCTGACGATTCAAACGTGTCGCTGCAGGGGAGAGGGCGAGACAAGAGGAAGCCCCAGCTGGAGAAGGATGCTAAGCCCAGAACTCCAAAGCATACCTCTGTTAGCATctatgaggaaaagctgctgctgaagagacTGGAAGCCTGCCCCAATGCCATGAGCATGACCCCAGAGGCCCGGAGGCTGAGGCGCAAGCTTATAGTCAGGCAGGCCAAGAGGGAGAGAGGACTCCCACTCTTTGACCTGGACCAGGTTGTGAacgctgcactgctgctggtcgATGGCATTTATGGAGCCAAAGAAGGAGGTGTCTCCAGGTCTCCAGTAGGGCAAGCAACATACAGAACTACTAGCCAGGACTTCAGGATCTTGGACAGATACCAGGTGAGTGTTTGCAAACCTCTGTGAGCTTTTGGCACTGGTTGTTTTGGGTGAGTttgtgctgcagacagcagtgtcATCTTGAGGTTATTAGACTCTCAGAGCAAAAAGGATTATGTGAGCAAGGCTTACCTGTCCCTAGGGCTGTGTCCCCACCAATGCTCTCAACAAGCCTCTTTCTGCCCGGGACGTGCTCGTACAACACAACTGTCAGTGTCAGCACCACAAATGTCTGAGCTGTTTGtactccagccctgcccaagcACTGACCATGGAATCATGGattggtctgggttggaagggatcttaaaggtcatctaggtccaatccccctaccatgtgcagggacacctcccaccagaccaggttactcaaggtctcatccaacctggccttgaacacttccagggagggggcatccacagcctccctgggcaacctgttccactgtctcaccacactcactgtcaagagtttcttcctaatctcaagtctaaatctcccctcttccagcttcaatccattgcccctcatcctatcactagaagcccttgtcaaaagtcctccccagctttcttgtccaCCCCCCAGCAGGCTTCcattgccttctcttctccaggctgaacagccccatctctggcagcctgttcccataggAGAAGAGTGGTGGTGGAGGCCTGGATGCAGGTGGTGTGCAGAAGGGAGATGACCTGTAGCCCTTTTCTGGGTGATGCATGTGGCTCATAGGTTTGGGTGCTAAATCTAAAAGGTCCCAGAGCAGAGTTCTCTGGGGTGGGACTGTCCTGCCATGGATCCAGTCCATCCTGCCCCGATGACAATGGccttattttccttctgttggTGTGACTCCCCTCTCTTGAGTCATTGATGAGTCTTCCTGAAATGCTTTGCCTGTTTTTTGTGCACCTAGACAATGCTGCCTGCCATGAAGGGATATCGACAGCAGACAACAAAGTTTCTCTATCGACTGGTAGGCTCCGAAGACCTCCTGACAGACCACAGCATTGTCAGTCCTTACACATCCCGTGTCCTGAAACCCTACATCAGGTACAGATGGTCAGAGGATGAGTTTGCTCTTGGCTTGTGAACTCACAGCCCGTGGAGAGGACACCTTTCTTGGGCAGTGCTCCTCACTCATCCCTGAAGCACAGCTCAGTATCTCATGGTACCCCTGAAAGCACAGCCTTTGGTTTAGCTGAGTACTGAAACTGCTTCTGCTTGGGGAAGGGGAATCTCCCAagagagggcagggcagggaggggtcaTCACCACAGTCACCAGTTGTGCCTGCTCTTGGGTGGGAACCatgattgagattggatgttaggaagaagttcttccccatgagggtggtgagaggctgaaacaggttgcacagggaggtggtagaagcctcatgcctggaggtgtttaaggccaggctggatgtggctgtgagcaacctgctctagtgtgacatgtccctgcccatggcaggggaattggaactagatgatccttgaggtcccttccaaccctgacagttctgtgattctgtgattctatgatttccttaCTGTCAGTGTAAGGAGAGGCTGGTTTGGTGTGCTGTGGATCTGAGAAGTGTCCTGGCCTCTGGCACAAGGGTGATTTGCTGAGTTGGGTGCTGCTTTCCCACAgagtaaggtctccttggagcctgctcttctccagactgcacagccccaactctctgtctgtctccatagcagagcagctccagccctctgatcatccttgtggcccttctctggatgcactccagcatgtccagatctttGCTTTAActggggctccagaactggacacagtactccaggtgtggcctcaccagagcagagtagagggggagaatcacctccctcgaacGAAGGAATGCAAAACTGCTCTTTTGTTCCACACTGAGCACCTCATCAAGTATTTtgtgggcagcagccacagggctgcaggggcagtggcagcTGGTGTTGCTCACTGGCTTGTTGTGTTTGCTTTGCACCTTGTTGGCAGGCGTGATTATGAGACAAAGCCCCCGAAActcaggctgctggcagaaatCCGAGCCCACCTCCACAGGAGTGATCTCAACTGGAAGGCTGAGCCAGAAGCACCTATTGACTACTGCTACGTTCGTCCTAATCACATCCCCACTATAAACTCCATGTGCCACGAATTCTTCTGGCCTGGTAAGATTCCTTCAGCACTTGACTGTCTAAGAAAGAAGTGGGGTTTGTTCAGGGGAAAAACatctgctccgctctgctgagagctcatctggagcactgggtccagttctggagcccctatcacaggaagggtctggaggtgctggaaggtgtccagagaagggccaggaggatgagcagaaggctggagctgctctgtgctgaggacagtctgagtgagttggggctgttcagtctggagaagagaaggctctgaggagacctaattgtggccttccagtatctgaagggggctacaagaaagctggggagggacttttgagggtgtcagggagtgataggactggggggaatggagcaaaactagaaatgggtagattgagattggatgttaggaagaagttcttcttccccatgagggtggtgagagactggaacaggttgcccagggaggtggtggatgccccttcctggaggtgtttgcagccaggttggatgagaccttgagcaacctgctctggtgtgaggtgtccctgctcatggcaaggaggttagacctagatgatccttgaggtcccttccacccctgacaattctatgattctatgatgtttgTGTACTGCGCGGATCAGCTTCTAATCATCAAACAACACTGATTAGGCTGGCAGAGCAATTTAGAAAAGACCAGCACAAACAGTACCGAGCCTTGGTCCAGGTAACTGTTTGCTTTCCATTTTGACTTGCAGATTAGTGAGTCAACAGAGTTTGTAGGTCAGCTGTGCAGTCAGGATTGGAGCTCTTTGTGCTACTCATTGTCCAAGTTGTACAGCTGGGGAGGAGATAATGTGGTATAACCTTTCCTTTCACAAGCTGTTCCGAAGCTCCTGAGAAACAGTTGCAATCCCAACAGAGGCTGAACCCCTTTGTTACAGTCTCTCTGCTTCTGATAATGTGTTTGAAGTTCTGGCCAAGTTGGGTCACACCATCATTAAGTTCTTCAGGACTCACCCTGTTTTATTTACCAGAAGGAGCATGGGTGTGTTCACTCCACTGTGAACTGTTTGTCATTAAATCAGAAAGCTGGCAGCTCCCATCAGCCTCCACAGAGAACTCCAAATCTGGTGTGTATTTTGTGAGGCTGGGATTAGGTGATTAATTGCACCCTGGTTCTGGTTTAAAAGGAGGAGCTGATGGTCCTGGAGATAAAGCACAGTGTCTTTGTGGATGGGAAGGATTGAGCTTCACAGTGGGCTGgtgcagctgaggaggggtgGGATGTGCAGATGGGAAGGCATCATTAAGCTACCACTTGTTGAGAGAAGTAACTAATTCTGCCTGAGTTCTGGCATCTGAAGTATCTGTGTTTGAGGGGTGCTGTCCCCAGTCAGTGGTGGCTTAGCTGGGCTTAGTTACCTTCCACTAGTGATGCTCCCTCTGACTGAATCCTTACATTTTCAGCAGGCTGGCCCAGGCCTTAGttcttctgccttcccaaatcacagaatcatcacagaatgggaggggttggaagggacctctgaagattctctagtccaaccctgctgctagagcaggagcacccagagtaaatcacacaggaacatgtccaggcaggtgttaaatgcctccagagacagagactccacaagcttctctgggcagcctggcccagggctctgccaccttcaaagggaagaattttttcctgatgtttatgtggagcctcctgtgttccagttggtgtccattgccccttgtcctgtcactggatacCCCCCACCATTCTCAGAAGAGCTAAGGCCTAGGCTCAGCACAACTGGTGAAAAGGTAAGGATTCAGTCAGAGAGAGTGGAAGGTAACTAAGCCCAGCTAAGCTACCACTCACTGAGGTTAGTATCCCTCAGGCACAGATGTTTCAGATGCCAAAACTCAGGCAGAATTACAGTTATTTCTCTCAACAAGTGGTAGCTTaatgagaagagtctggctccatcctcctgatgcTTGCCCTGTAGATACTGATCAGCATGAATGAGacccccctcagtctcctcttctgcaaactaaacagtcccagcactctcagcctctcctcagagatgttccagtcccctcagcatttagtggctctctgctggactctctccagtagctccttgtAAACCCTTCCCATCAGAGCTCTTCTTGTTTCTCACAAGGCAGAAATAATTTGCAGGTAGTTACTGCAAATGAGCTGCTGTGAAGCAAGATTCCCCCTTGTTGTCTGTCCTGGTATCTTGTGCATTCATGCCCTAAAGGGAAACATCTCCTCAGCAGAGGAGTGGTAAAACCATACCCAGCTAAGCATCTGCTGAGAGGAGGGCAGCATCTCCTAGACgccagggtgctcagggcaATGCAGCAGTTCCTGCACAGACATGATGTAAGGCACTTCACAGTCAGTTGCAGCCTGGAGATAATTAAGTTGGCTCCTTATTGCCAATCGATTCCTCCCACGTCTTGCTCCACCCATCTTGACTCTGGAGCAGGAACATAATTTACCTGCTCATTTATGTCTGGTGCCTTATGAAGTCTTGTATCTCATTGAGAGATGAgagagttctgggcccctcaattcgagaaagatgttgagttgctcctacgtgtccagaggagggcaacaaagctggggaggagtctggagcactcacagccctgtgaggagaggctgagggagctggggttgcttagtctggagaagaggaggctcaggggagatctcattgctctctacaactacctgaagggaggttgtaggcaggtgggggttggtctcttctcccaggcaagcagcaccagaacaagaggacacagtctcaagctatgcagggggaagtttgatcttagaaggaagttcttcacagaaagaggttgccccttggaatgtgctgcccagggaggtggtggggtcgaggtccctggaggtgtttaagaaaagcctggatgaggcactcagtgccatggtctaggagATTAGGTAGGGTTCTGTGAGAGTGATAAACATTGCTGGAAAACTTAACTCTGCCCTTTTGTTATCTCATGTTCCAAACATACCTGGATTGGCAGTTCCAGGCAGAAGCTAACAGCTGTGTCCCAGCTGTGCTACGTcttgcagctcctctggggcttgtccaccaaaaaaaccccaaaattaccACCTTCTCTGTCTTGAGCTGCGCTGCTGGGCCCTGACATGCTGCCTGGATGATCTGaggctacagcagcagcagcaatctgATCAGGCAAGCTAACAAACTCCACTGGGAAGGCACCAGCCTCGGGCTGTTCTGTCCAGCCTCTGACTCAGGcgagcagcactgccctgagagGCAGCTTCACACCCAGCGTTAGGGAATTTGCATGCTAAAAGCGAGTGTGTTGATGGGCAGGCTCACAGGTAGCTCCCCCAGCCGCTGACTGTgcacaagaggaagcagcaggagctcaaGACCGGGTGTAGAAAAAGAGATAGGAACCTTAGGCAGGTAACCCTTACCAGACCTGAAGGCTGGGTCTGCAACATCTGGAGAAAGGTTTGCAGGAACAGGAAGGTTCACCCTGTCTGTTAGGCTGATACACTCTCAACTGCCCCAATGTGCTTGCTACAGGCAGAGGGCCTTGGTGTTTGCCACCTGGAATGGGAATGGTGTCCACCAGCCTGGTGCTAGCCCAGCTCAGGGGAAAtgaatcacataatcacaggacatgagaggttggaagggacctccagagatcatccagtccaacccccctgccaaagcaggatcacccagggtagtgcacactggaatgcatccaggtgggttttgaatgtctccagagaagaagactccacaacctctctgggcagcctgccccagtgctctgtcaccctgttccagtgctctgtcaccctcactgtaaagaagtttctcctcatgttgagctgaaaccttctgtgttcaagcttgaacctgttggtCTTTGTATTATTagtgtgcaccacccaaaagataTTGACCCCCAccacttgacactcacccctcagatattggtagacactgatcagatccactctcagtcttctctccttcagactaaacagcctcagggctctcagcctgtcttcacagaggagatgttcaaggcccctaagcatcctcatggctctctgttgtgctctctccagcagatccttgtctctcttgaactggggaaaggaagaagcaaACCCTTACCCATCAATGTTACTACAGCTCTTAGGAGCCccaggcaaggggcacagacttAGCAGGAGCCAGTCCTGCAAACATTTACACATCTATATCCCCATGCATATTTAGAACTGAGTCCTTCAGCAGAGTCTGCTGCTATGGCTCAAGATGCAAGCCAAGGAAAGATGAGCTGGGGGCTGAAATGGTTACtttctttttggtgttttggtttaaaGAATGTGCTTTTGGGGCTTTGGTTTCATCCTTGAATCATTTGGGAGGAAATCAGCTTCTGTTAGTTTCTGCATGCAAGAATCACACCTCAGTAAGCAGCTCCCCtttggtggtgtgtgtgttttgttgaaGCATCTCTCAATGTCACA harbors:
- the KAT14 gene encoding cysteine-rich protein 2-binding protein isoform X1; its protein translation is MANNVHMSGLLSRHDDEATRTSTSEGLEEGEVEGETLLIVESEDQASVDLSHDQSGDSLNSDEGDASWMEEMSYYCEKCQKWIPASQLREQLSYLKGDNFFRFTCSDCSEDGKEQFERLRLTWQQVVMLAMYNLSLEGTGRQGYFRWKEDICAFIEKHWTFLLGNRKKTSTWWSTVAGCLSVGSPLFFRSGAQEFGEPGWWKLVHNKPPTMKPEGEKLSASALKAKAASKPPLDPIITVEGLRKRVSRNPVESAMELKEKRSRTQEAKDIRRAQKEAAGFLDRSTSSTPVKFTSRGRRPDIVLEKGEVIDFSSLSSSDRTPLTSPSPSPSLDFSAPGTPASHSATPSLLSEADLIPDVMPPQALFHDDEEMEGDGVIDPGIEYVPPPSGTAGAGTVIASRKKVKTAEQIKQEVESEEEKPERLEGDSEDPDDSNVSLQGRGRDKRKPQLEKDAKPRTPKHTSVSIYEEKLLLKRLEACPNAMSMTPEARRLRRKLIVRQAKRERGLPLFDLDQVVNAALLLVDGIYGAKEGGVSRSPVGQATYRTTSQDFRILDRYQTMLPAMKGYRQQTTKFLYRLVGSEDLLTDHSIVSPYTSRVLKPYIRRDYETKPPKLRLLAEIRAHLHRSDLNWKAEPEAPIDYCYVRPNHIPTINSMCHEFFWPGIDLSECLQYPDFSVVVLYKKVIIAFGFMVPDVKYNEAYISFLLVHPEWRRAGIATFMIYHLIQTCMGKDVTLHVSASNPAMLLYQKFGFKTEEYILDFYDKYYPLDSKECKHAFFLRLRR
- the KAT14 gene encoding cysteine-rich protein 2-binding protein isoform X2 translates to MANNVHMSGLLSRHDDEATRTSTSEGLEEGEVEGETLLIVESEDQASVDLSHDQSGDSLNSDEGDASWMEEMSYYCEKCQKWIPASQLREQLSYLKGDNFFRFTCSDCSEDGKEQFERLRLTWQQVVMLAMYNLSLEGTGRQGYFRWKEDICAFIEKHWTFLLGNRKKTSTWWSTVAGCLSVGSPLFFRSGAQEFGEPGWWKLVHNKPPTMKPEGEKLSASALKAKASKPPLDPIITVEGLRKRVSRNPVESAMELKEKRSRTQEAKDIRRAQKEAAGFLDRSTSSTPVKFTSRGRRPDIVLEKGEVIDFSSLSSSDRTPLTSPSPSPSLDFSAPGTPASHSATPSLLSEADLIPDVMPPQALFHDDEEMEGDGVIDPGIEYVPPPSGTAGAGTVIASRKKVKTAEQIKQEVESEEEKPERLEGDSEDPDDSNVSLQGRGRDKRKPQLEKDAKPRTPKHTSVSIYEEKLLLKRLEACPNAMSMTPEARRLRRKLIVRQAKRERGLPLFDLDQVVNAALLLVDGIYGAKEGGVSRSPVGQATYRTTSQDFRILDRYQTMLPAMKGYRQQTTKFLYRLVGSEDLLTDHSIVSPYTSRVLKPYIRRDYETKPPKLRLLAEIRAHLHRSDLNWKAEPEAPIDYCYVRPNHIPTINSMCHEFFWPGIDLSECLQYPDFSVVVLYKKVIIAFGFMVPDVKYNEAYISFLLVHPEWRRAGIATFMIYHLIQTCMGKDVTLHVSASNPAMLLYQKFGFKTEEYILDFYDKYYPLDSKECKHAFFLRLRR